From the genome of Lotus japonicus ecotype B-129 chromosome 6, LjGifu_v1.2, one region includes:
- the LOC130724889 gene encoding flocculation protein FLO11-like, translated as MRKLVNIAIYDNWTMDRTKYAIKNLKPKMKIWQKIFISCIHPRTGGTNYLNATQKVIMYYISRGEPVCLPFLLFNYLKECVEKSRTTGGENKRSISYIPYGSLLSDIFTQNRLVKALFDLGLHDDLAMTIGDPLNGTKLKRMQIIEKVQIEPKEDTSEEIRQKNYPVNDFPLCPPEMPTRRAKRTINKPSDPKGKGILIEKTKKTKAASKSVVIREPVPEPSPERTLEESYEESQSDDSESSMDSSSGNQEEEVPLRKNVKRKAIIEESSDEETEEDVPLVKRQRIQPAQVEEDVEQDDCEIIENVLQVIRESEEAEESTDSDVEPIGKRLKLPLKGPLQKKESGPQQTSEKISEVQRERRSKTASDPARTARPTRSIPLRESSKELTKSINLDSALVVIPEQPEPISTSLPTSTQTAPIQTEPQTQAFSQAETQNPQSNIQTATTAIPFIHIQTSSTSTSTEPVPAFNSFIQGIVQSEATLRNLVQHFTPKPPSTSKTLLLTQTVNSRDLSFTSPEKTATSRQRQVTISEAEHMDESDHSGIEKNHEIDSTRSGQPITHSSNASSSNATITPQVVLTLATSFRPQNLIQLIQEFSEEATRRLKWLYQVTDNQFDASFVDAEVAEDSSEGVVILEDADVTEVEKQVPIQVDAEIPSEAEVPTPVQAPEPSPHPEVATLAARIDRIQDDQ; from the exons ATGAGGAAGCTTGTCAATATTGCTATTTATGACAACTGGACCATGGATAGGACCAAGTATGCTATAAAGAATCTGAAGCCCAAGATGAAGATCTGGCAGAAGATTTTCATATCCTGCATCCATCCCAGAACAGGCGGAACTAATTACctcaatgcaactcagaaggtaatcatgtactacatttctagGGGTGAGCCTGTATGTCTGCCATTTCTGCTTTTcaactatctgaaggaatgtgttgagaagtcaagaactactggaGGTGAGAATAAGAGGTCTATTTCTTACATTCCTTATGGAAGTTTACTCTCAGATATCTTCACTCAGAATCGACTGGTCAAGGCTCTTTTTGATCTGGGACTTCATGATGATTTGGCTATGACCATTGGAGATCCTCTCAATGGAActaagctgaagagaatgcagatTATTGAGAAAGTTCAGATTGAACCGAAAGAAGACACATCTGAAGAGATTCGTCAGAAGAACTACCCTGTTAATGACTTTCCTCTATG TCCTCCTGAAATGCCAACAAGGAGAGCCAAGAGAACAATCAacaagccttcagatcccaaaggcaaagggattctgatagagaagACCAAGAAAACAAAAGCAGCATCAAAGTCTGTAGTAATCAGGGAACCAGTTCCAgaaccctctcctgaaagaACTCTAGAAGAGTCATATGAGGAATCTCAATCTGATGACTCTGAAAGCTCTATGGATTCTTCCTCTGGTaaccaagaagaagaagttccACTTAGAAAGAATGTCAAGAGGAAAGCAATTATTGAAGAATCATCTGATGAGGAAACCGAAGAAGATGTTCCTCTGGTAAAAAGGCAAAGAATTCAACCAGCTCAAGTTGAAGAAGATGTTGAGCAGGATGACTGTGAGATTATTGAAAATGTGCTCCAAGTCATAAGGGAATcagaagaagctgaagaatccactgatTCAGATGTCGAGCCCATAGGCAAGAGGCtgaaactgcctctgaagggtccacttcagaagaaggagtCAGGACCACAGCAAACATCTGAAAAGATCTCAGAAGTTCAAAGAGAAAGGAGATCAAAGACAGCTTCAGATCCTGCAAGGACTGCCAGACCCACCAGATCCATCCCTCTCAGGGAATCAAGTAAGGAACTTACTAAAAGCATTAAtttagattctgctttagtagttattcctgaacaacctgAGCCTATATCTACATCTCTGCCAACATCAACCCAAACAGCTCCCATTCAAACAGAACCTCAAACACAAGCCTTTTCTCAAGCTGAAACACAAAACCCCCAATCaaacatccaaacagctaccactgcCATTCCATTCATCCACATAcaaacctcttccacatccacctcAACTGAACCTGTACCTGCCTTCAATTCTTTCATTCAAGGTATcgttcaaagtgaggctaccCTGAGAAATTTGGTTCAACACTTCACTCCCAAGCCTCCATCCACATCAAAGACCCTCCTGTTAActcaaactg TGAACTCAAGAGATCTGAGTTTtacctcacctgagaagactgctacCTCCAGGCAAAGGCAAGTGacgatctctgaagctgagcatatggatgagTCTGACCATTCAGGAATAGAGAAGAACCATGAGATTGATTCTACCCGTTCAGGACAACCCATAACTCATAGTTCCAATGCTTCAAGCTCAAATGCAACCATAACTCCCCAGGTTGTCCTGACCTTGGCAACCTCCTTCCGACCTCAAAATCTcattcaactcattcaggagttctctgaagaGGCAACCAGAAGATTGAAATGgttatatcaggtaactgataatcagtttgatgcttcaTTTGTTGATG cagaggttgcagaagaCAGCTCTGAAGGAGTAGTTAtcctggaagatgcagatgttactgaagttgagaagcaagtGCCAATTCAAGTTGATGCTGAAATTCCATCAGAGGCAGAAGTCCCTACCCCtgttcaagctccagaacctTCTCCTCATCCAGAAGTTGCTACTCTTGCTGCCAGGATTGACAGAATTCAAGATGATCAGTAG